The following are encoded together in the Schistocerca americana isolate TAMUIC-IGC-003095 chromosome 6, iqSchAmer2.1, whole genome shotgun sequence genome:
- the LOC124620359 gene encoding molybdenum cofactor biosynthesis protein 1-like, which translates to MTFFHLFIIVIDVGHFDSKYVIQKRSDFLQKAKLCVRRIVERRIFTSGKDEIGLIVLGSDKTQNPLDYPNVSVEFPLALPTWQMISFVEKSFHESEIKRDWIDGVVVGMQVLKDELDFFRIICCFTGALKEIKDLESVLMTTDGLMLTRQLVALQRAGLDGLNISLDTLQSQRYNQITRRKGWERVMVGIDLALQLEYDPVKINCVVMRGFNEDEVCSFVELTKEKNVDVRFIEYMPFSGNKWNDGKMVSFSEMVQIIRKQWPNFDPLPNGPNDTSKAYHVPGFKGRVGFITSMSEHFCGTCNRLQITADGNLEVCLFGYSEISLRDAIRSKCSEDDLLAMIGAAVRRKKKQHGGILNLSKMKNRPMILIGG; encoded by the exons atgactttctttcatctgtttataattgtaatagatgttggacactttgactccaagtatgttatacagaaacgcagtgattttttgcaaaaggcaaaactatgtgttcgaagaattgtggagaggagg atatttaccagtggtaaagatgaaattgggttgattgtacttggttctgacaagacacagaatccacttgattacccaaatgttagtgtggagtttcctcttgcactacctacatggcagatgatatcctttgtggagaaatcttttcatgaaagtgaaataaaaagagattggatagatggtgttgttgttggcatgcaagtcttgaaagatgagctaga tttctttagaataatttgctgtttcacgggtgctttgaaggaaataaaagatctcgaaagtgtcttaatgacaaccgatggcctcatgttgacaagacagctggttgccttgcagagggcagggcttgacggtctgaacatcagcttagacaccctgcagtcccaacgctacaaccagatcacgaggaggaaaggctgggagcgtgtcatggttggcatagatctagccttgcaacttgaatacgaccctgtgaag ataaattgtgttgtaatgcgaggttttaatgaagatgaagtgtgcagttttgtggagttaacaaaagagaaaaatgttgatgtaagatttatcgagtacatgcctttcagcggcaacaaatggaatgatgggaagatggtctcatttagtgaaatggtccaaataattagaaagcagtggcctaattttgatcctctgcccaatgggcccaatgatacctcaaag gcataccatgtcccgggcttcaagggacgtgtgggatttattacctcaatgagtgaacatttctgtggcacgtgcaaccgtttacagataacagctgatggcaatttggaggtgtgtctctttgggtattcagagatatctctcag agatgcaatacgaagcaaatgcagtgaggatgacttgcttgccatgattggggcagcagtgagaagaaagaagaaacaacatggag